A DNA window from Callospermophilus lateralis isolate mCalLat2 chromosome X, mCalLat2.hap1, whole genome shotgun sequence contains the following coding sequences:
- the LOC143639364 gene encoding melanoma-associated antigen B16-like: MPGHQKSQEGTHGEDLQIRSEIQGPEVAQVSGAVGAPSTSSSQPLMPGNLSEAPGALTPSTPSTPEDLQNSCSSPVAVMAPSLIQSSEGSGSKAEESVPNTSAMAADPEHVPKSALDEKVAFLVNFLLLKYQMKEPARKADMLKFIMEDDDARFCEILLRASERLEMVFGLDVKEMDPINQCYGLSIKLGLTYDGMLNDEENIPKTGLLILMLGVIFMKGNRATEEEIWDVLKMTGIHRDQKHFIFGDARQLIVHEFVNEKYLEYHQVANSDPVQYEFQWGPRAHAETSKMKVLQFLAKVQGTDPRDFSAQYEEALLEEEERALAGISIQSASSSLATASSSATGGSSSSI; this comes from the coding sequence ATGCCTGGGCATCAGAAGAGTCAAGAAGGCACCCATGGTGAAGACCTTCAGATCCGCAGTGAGATCCAGGGCCCAGAGGTTGCACAGGTGTCAGGGGCTGTGGGGGCgccctctacctcctcctcccagCCTCTGATGCCTGGCAACCTGAGTGAGGCTCCTGGTGCTCTAACACCCAGCACACCCAGCACTCCTGAGGATCTTCAGAATTCCTGCTCCTCTCCTGTTGCCGTTATGGCCCCCTCTTTGATCCAGTCCAGTGAAGGCTCTGGTAGCAAAGCAGAGGAGAGTGTTCCAAACACCTCAGCGATGGCGGCAGACCCCGAGCATGTGCCCAAAAGTGCTCTGGATGAGAAAGTGGCTTTCTTGGTGAATTTCCTGTTGCTCAAGTATCAAATGAAAGAGCCAGCCCGAAAGGCAGATATGTTGAAGTTCATCATGGAAGATGATGACGCCCGCTTCTGTGAGATCCTCCTGCGGGCCTCTGAGCGCCTGGAGATGGTATTTGGCCTTGATGTGAAGGAAATGGATCCCATCAACCAGTGCTATGGCCTCTCCATCAAGCTGGGCCTCACCTACGATGGGATGCTGAATGATGAAGAGAATATACCCAAGACCGGGCTCCTGATACTCATGCTGGGTGTGATCTTCATGAAGGGTAACCGTGCCACTGAAGAGGAGATCTGGGATGTGCTGAAAATGACGGGGATCCATCGTGATCAGAAGCACTTCATCTTCGGGGATGCCAGGCAGCTCATCGTCCATGAGTTTGTGAATGAAAAGTACCTGGAGTACCACCAGGTGGCCAACAGTGATCCAGTGCAGTATGAGTTCCAGTGGGGCCCAAGAGCCCATGCCGAAACCAGCAAGATGAAAGTCCTCCAGTTTTTGGCCAAGGTTCAAGGAACTGACCCACGTGATTTCTCAGCTCAGTATGAGGAAGCTCTGCTAGAAGAAGAGGAGAGAGCACTGGCCGGAATTTCAATTCAGTCTGCCTCCAGTTCCTTGGCCACTGCCAGTTCCAGTGCCACAGGTGGCAGCTCCTCCAGCATCTAA